A region of the Desulfurobacterium atlanticum genome:
TTTGCCCCTCTGTGACCGAATTTTAACTTGTAAGTTTTTCCTCCGAGGGCAAGGGCTGTAAGCTGGTGTCCAAGACATATACCGAATATTGGTTTGTTAAATGTCGCTATCAAATATTTTATCGTTTCTATAGCATAATCAACGGCTGCAGGGTCTCCTGGCCCGCAGGATAGAAATACTCCGTCAGGATTGTATTTTAAAATCTCTTCCGGTGGTGTCTTTGCCGGTAGAACAACCGGTTTAATTCCAGCATCAACAAGATTTCTCAGTATATTTTTTCTTATTCCAAAATCAAGAACAGCAACGCTGTATTTGAAATCGCTCCTTTCCAGATATCCTTTGCCGAGAACCCATGTTCCTTTATTCCACTCATAAGGTTCTTTACAGGATACCTTGTCAACGAGGTTTAATCCTTCCATTTTTGGACCGGACAGCGCTTTTTCTACAAGGGATTCGGGATTTAAATCAACAGTTGAAATTACACCCCTCATTGTTCCCGCATCTCTTAATTTTTTCACAAGAGCCCTTGTGTCTATTTCTGAAATTCCGACCACTCCATGTTTTGATAGATACTCTTCAAAGGAGAATTCTGCTCTCCAGTTTGAGTAGATTTCAGAAATCTCTTTTACAATAAATCCTTCTGCTTGAGGCCTTTCAGATTCAACATCTTCACTATTTGCTCCTACGTTTCCAATCAGCGGACAGGTCATTGTTACGATTTGTCCTTTAAAAGAAGGGTCTGTAACTATTTCCTGATAGCCTGTCATACTCGTTGTAAATACAACTTCTCCAAACACTTCACCTTCTGCACCAAATGAAACACCTTCAAATACTGTGCCATCTTCAAGAGCAAGGAGTGCCTTTTTTCTATTTAGCATAACTCTCTCCATCAATTATGGATTATAATTGTAACTGTTAGTTTACCAAATATTTGGAGGTGGTATGAGAAATTTACTTAAAGGAATTCTGGTTTTGTTATTTATCGTTTTTGCAGGATGTAATCTCTCAGAAAACAAACCTCTTATCGTTTCATCCATTCCTGTCTGGAAGCACGTTGCAGAGTATATAGGTGGAAGAGATTTTAGATATTACTCGGTTTTAAAAGGTGGAGAGTCACCTCACGGTTATGAGATAAAGCCTTCTGATGTGTTAAAGCTTAAAGAAGCAAAGCTTGTGATAATTCACGGGCTCGGTCTGGATGATTGGATTTTAAAAGGGATTGAGGATAAGGGGAAAGTTTTTAATATTGGAGAATTGATGGCAAGGAAGTATCCTGAGATTAAGAAGCCCGGTTACCATATATGGACAAATCCTGTGATGATGGAAGAGGTTTATTTTGAAGTTGCAAGAAAACTGTCTGAATTCTATCCTTCAAAGGAAAAGTATTACGAAAAGAGGGCTGATGATTATGCAGCTATGATACAGCAGCTTCTCCAAAGAACAGATAACTGTTTGAAAGGTGTAAAGATTAAAAAAGTTATTGCATATCATCCTGTATGGGAACCTCTCTTTGAAACGATAGGGGTTGAATGTATCGGTTATATTACAGATAATCCTGAAAAAGAGCCCGGTCCTGAGAGGATAAGGAAACTGATAGACAGGGCAAAAGCCGAAGGTATTAAGCTTGTGATAACGGAGAAGGGAGAAGGAGAGATTCTTGCTAAAAAGGTTGCTTCTGAGATAGGTGCGAATGTTCTTGTTCTAAATCCTTTGCCCGATGATGATTATGTTGTAGCTTTAAGCAGGTGGTGTAATAAGATATGTAAAGCTTTAAAGGAGGCTTATGGGAAATGATTTTGATGATAGATAATTACGATTCTTTTACCTATAATGTTGTTCAGTATTTTGGCTCGCTTGGTACTGATATTAAAGTGGTGAGGAATGACAAGATAACAGTTGAGGAGATAGAGTCTTTAAATCCTGAAGCAATAGTTATATCTCCGGGGCCCTGCACTCCTCGGGAGGCAGGAGTTTCGGTTGATGTTATAAGAAAATTTGCAGGTAAGCTTCCCATTCTTGGAATATGTCTTGGCCATCAGTCTATCGGTTTTGCGTTTGGAGCTAAAATAGTAAGAGCGAAAAAACTTATGCACGGTAAAGCGTCTTTAATTAGACACGATGAAGAATTTCTATTTGAAGGAATGAAAAATCCTTTTTCTGCGATAAGATATCACTCTCTTGTTATTGATAAAGATACTTTGCCAGATGATTTTGTGATAACTGCTGAAAGTGAAGATGACAGAGAGATAATGGGAATAAGGCATAAATCGTTTCCACTGTTTGGTGTTCAGTTTCACCCTGAATCTATTCTGACAGAAGATGGGATAAAGATAATAGATAATTTTCTGAAGCAGGTAAAATGAAACTTTACGCTCACATAAAAAAATATCCTGAAGATTTTGTTGTTGAGGAGATTCCTGATATAGAGGTAAAATCTTCAGGAAAGTTTGATGTTTATAAGCTGGAAAAACGGAATGTTTCAACCCTTGAATCGGTAAGGTTGATTTCTCGTTTTTTAAAGATTCCTCTTAAAAGTATAGGTTTTGCCGGGTTAAAAGATAAGTATGCTGTTACAACTCAGTTTATCACTGTTCCTTCAGGTTCTCTTGAAGATAGATTTGGATTTGTTCATGAGAATGGCTGGAGAAGGACAGAAAGCTTTAATAAAGGAAAAACCTGCTTTTTTCTTGAAAAAGTGGGAAAGACAGATGAGCCGCTTTCGCTTGGGAAAATAAAAGGAAATCGCTTTACCGTTAAGATACGGAATTTTGAAAAAAATATGCGGGAGCGGTTCTACAGGAATTTGCAGATTGTAAAACTTTTTGGGTTTGCCAACTATTTTGGGGAGCAGCGGTTCGGGAGTGTAAAAAGTAGAGATGATTTTGTTTTAAAGTATCTTTTAAAAGGTGATTTTGAAACAGCTTTGAAAGTTTATTTTTTAGGCAAGGAGAAAATCTCTTTTATCACAAGCTGGCGGGATATTTACAAAACCTTGAAGCCAGCTCTTGAAGAGTATGAGAAGGATATGATTAAGGGGCTTTTGAGAGGTTTATCGGCGGAAAAAGCTTTCAGGATACTTCCAAAGAATGTTCGGCTTATGTTTAACTTTGCTTTTCAAAGTTTTTTATGGAACGAGATTTTAGCCCTTTACATTAAAGAGAGATACCCTTATGTGCAGATTCCTTTTGTAAACAACTGGAAGCTTAATTTCTATCTTGAAGTTGATGATTTGAATTATCTTAAAAATCTTGAAATTCCTTATACCGGAAAAGTTTACAATGTAAAAGATAGGCTGTTAAAAAGGATAATGGAAAAGGTATTCAGGCTAAGGGGTGTAGAGAAGGAGTTTTTTGATAGGGAAGTTGCAGGTATGAAAGTTTTAACTGACGGGATTAGAAAAGCCGTTGTGTTCCCTGAAGATTTTAGAATTGTTTCAAAAACAAAAAAAGATGTTGTTTTACAGTTTAAACTGCCCCCAGGGTCTTACGCCACTATTCTTTTAAGAAAGCTTCTTTCTGTATAGGGAGGATGTTGTGAGTGTCTCCATAGGATATCTTGAAATTAAACTTTACATTCCTTACAGCCACTCTTTAAAAGAGAAAAGAATGGTGGTTAAAAGGTTGAAAGAGAGGCTTAAAAATAAATTTAATGTGGCCGTTTCAGAAATTGCAGAACATGATATGTGGCAGACGGGGGTGCTTGGAATTGTCACAATAGCCACCGATTCAAGGAAAGCTGATGAAACCCTTGAAAAGGTGGTTGGATTTATTGAGAGGATATCTCCGGGAATTATTGAAAGCTATCATAAAGAGTTGCTTTGAGATTTTTTCTCTTTTAGTTTTTTTATAGTTGATAAAAATTCAAGTTCCTGCTCTTCAAGGGCTGTTTCTATCTCTTTTATCGCTTTTTCATACATAGGAATATAATACTTCTCTACAGCATTAACTCTTATAACTGTTTTTTTCAGTTCTTCGGCCATTTTCCACGCCTTTATCTCCATCTCTGCAAGTTCCATAACCTTTTTTACAGAATCTATAAAAGCTGTCCTTGCAAGGTCAACGAATATGGATTCAGACACTATATCTACGGGGAATTTTTCAAGGTCAAGCTGATAGGATATGGAGGGTACAGGAATTCCTATGAAACTTTTCTCTTTCGCTTCTATTTTTCCTTTTAGTGCAGTGGTGTCAACGTACTCTTTTACCGATTCTCTTCCCTCTTCCATATACGCTTTTTTAAGCATTGCATACGCCTTTTGAACATAAATGTTTAACTCTTCCCTTGCTTTTTCTACCCTGTCAAGATGTTTCAGGATTTCTTTTATCAGGACATTTCTTTTATGTTGAAGAATATCTTTTCCTTCTTCCATTACGTTCAGATCTTTTTTCAGTTCAAGAAGCTGCGTTTTACTCTTTGTGAATTTCATCTTATGTACGCCTCTATCTCCTCTTTTTTCAGTCGTGTAAGTTCAGAATCAGGCAGGATAGCAAGAAGCTTCCAGCCTATTTTCATAGTTTCTTCAAGAGACCTATCTTCGCTTTCTTCCTGGGTTAAGAATTTACTCTCAAAAGCTCTACCAAACTCAAGATACTTTCTGTCTATATCACTTAATTCAGATTCTCCAATAATTGCTGCAAGCATTTCAACCCGTTTTGAACGGGCATAGGCTGAATATATCTGGTTTGCCCAGCGTCTCTGAAGTTTACTTATACCCTGATTCATGAGTCTTGAGAGAGAAGGAAGAATGTTTATGGGGGGATAGATACCTTTTTTAAACAGTCCTCTATCAAGAACGATCTGCCCTTCTGTAATGTAACCTGTAAGGTCTGGAATTGGGTGGGTTATGTCATCATCTGGCATTGTGAGAACCGGTATCTGTGTGAGGGAACCTTTTTTTCCTTTTATTAGTCCTGCCCTTTCGTAGATTGTTGCAAGGTCGCTGTACATATATCCGGGATAACCTTTTCTTCCCGGAATTTCATCCCTTCTGGAGGACATTTCCCTTAAAGCGTCACAGTAGTTTGTCATATCGTATAAAACTGCCACAACATCATACTCTTTCTCAAAGGCAAGATATTCTGCAAGTGTAAGAGCAGCTCTTGGAACAAGAACGTGATTTACACACGATTCACTTGCAAGACTCATAAATACAGCAGTTTTCTGGAAATTACCACCGGCCTTTATACTTTCTATTAGATTTGTTGCAATTTCGTATTTTATACCTATAATGCCGAGGATTATTGCTGTTTTAGGATTGTCTCCTGGAATTTTTATCTGTTTTACAAGCTGTGCCACAAGTTTATCTGTCGGGACACCGGAAACTGCAAATACAGGCAGTTTTTGCCCTCTGACAAGGGTGTTTAGACCGTCAATTGCAGAAATTCCCGTATGGACAAAGCTATTCGGGAAATTTCTCCATGCGGGATTTATGGCTTCTCCGTTTATGTCAGCTTCTTTTTTTGAGATTATTCCTCCGAGATTATCCATCGGTTCACCGAAGGCGTTAAATATTCTACCAAGCATTCTCTCTGATACAGGAATTGTAAACGGCTTCCCTGTAAATCTCACTCTTATGCTGTTTACCTCTATACCTTCAGTCTGTCCCAGAATTTCTATAAGAGTTACCTTTTCGGTAAGTTCTACAATCCTTCCGGGAACTCTCCTATTCTTCCACCTTACTAAAACCTTCTCTCCAAAACGTGTTCCGTCCACAGTTTCAAACGCAAGAAGAGAACCTTTTATTCCAAGTGCACCTTCATACTCTATTATCATTTTTCCCACTCACTGTATGATTTTAAAAGGTTTTTATAGGTTTCTTCTATCTTCTCAATAATGTTTTCTGGTATCTTTTCAACAAATCTAAGCCTTAAAATCTCTTCAACTACTTTCTGTTCTTTAAGTATTTTTATAGGGATTCCTTTCTCTTTAAGGCACGCTTCCCACCACTGGTAGAGTGTTTTAAGGATTTCTGCTATCTTTATTTGCCTTTCAGGCGGGCAGTAGGCGTCTATCGGGTCAAAAGCGTTTTGCTGGAGGAAAACCTCTTTGATAAAGTGGGAGATTTCAACTATCAGTTTCTGTTCTTCAGGTAAAGCCTCAGAACCAAGGAGTTTTACTATTCTCTGGAGCTTGTCATCCTCTTGAAGGAGTTTCATCATCCAGCTTCTTAGCTCATACCAGTTTCTGTATATCTCCTCCCACCATTTTCTGACAGTTCCACCGTAAGCACTGTAGCTCTGGGTATAGTTTATAGCGGGATAAAACCTTGCATTTGCAAGTTCTTTATCAAGTGCCCAGAACACACTTGTGAATCTTCTTGTGTGTCTTGTAACAGGTTCTGAAAAGTCTCCGCCGGGGGGTGATACTGCTCCGATTATTGTAAGAGAACCGACACTTCCTGAAAGTGTTTCAACAAATCCTGCCCTTTCATAAACACCGGCAATTCTTGAAGAAAGGTAGGCGGGAAATCCTTCCTCTATCGGGAGTTCTCCCATTCTGGTTGAAAGTTCTCTCATCGCTTCAGCCCATCTTGATGTTGAATCAGCCATGAGAGCTACATGATAGCCCATGTCTCTAAAATATTCTGCTATTGTTATTCCAAGATAAATTGAAGCTTCCCTTGCAGAAACGGGCATATTTGATGTGTTTGCTATAAGGATTGTTCTTTCTATAAGTTTCTTTCCTGTTCTTGGGTCTTCAAGTTCGGGAAACTCTTCAAGAACTTCTGTCATTTCGTTTCCACGTTCACCGCACCCTATATAAACTATAATATCAGCATCGCACCACTTTGCGAGAGTTTGCTGTAAAATCGTTTTTCCTGTTCCAAACCCGCCGGGAATTGAAGCGGTTCCTCCCTTTGCAATCGGAAAGAGAAAATCTATTATCCTCTGCCCTGTTATAAGGGGAATATCCGGGTTCAGTCTTTTTCTGAATTTTCTCGGAAATCTTACAGGCCATTCCTGAACCATAGTAAGAGTTTGTCCAGAGTCAAGAGTTAAAAGTTCCTCTTCAACAGTGTATTCTCCTCCTTCCTCTATCGCATCAATAGTTCCTTTGATTCCCAAAGGAGCGGTGAGAAAATGTTTAATATTCCCTTCAGTTACGTATCCGAAAATTTCACCTTCGTTAATCTTTTCTCCCTTTCTTTTAAGGGGAACAAAGTGCCACCTTTTATCTTTTGATACAGGGAAAACCGATTTTCCTCTTTCTATTCTTTCTCCCAGCTTTTCAAGAGGTCTTTCTATTCCATCATAGATTGAACCAAGAAGTCCTGGTGCAAGCACCGCTTTTAACATTTCACCACTCAGTTTAACCGGTTCTTTAAGTTTCAGCCCATCTGTCGTTTCATATACCTGAATTGTTATGGTGTTTTCCTGTATTGCAACAACTTCTCCGATAAGTTTATCTTCTCCGACAAATGCAACTTCAAGGAGTTTTGGAGATTCTCCTTCAAGTTCAGCTTTCACAATTGGTCCGGATATGTAAGTTATCTTTGCCATTTAAACCTCTAAAATAGAAGCTATCTCTTTATCTATTTCTCCTTTGAACTCTTCAAGGATAGATTCAAGGGAAAACTCAATAACCATCCGTTCTTTTTTAAAAATAACCCCGTTTATGGATGGATCGGTTTCTATCTCAAACTGTTCCCCGACCATTTCTTTAACCCTGTTTTTAAATTCCGGTGATGTGATGATTTTCCCTGTTGTGTAGTTGTTCTTTATCCAGGTAAGAAAGCATCCGAGCATCATCGGAAACCGTTCCTGTAATTTTTCTTTAAGTGTGTTTAAAAGCTCTTCTCTTATAGCTATCTCTCTGTTTTCTATTTTTTTCCTTACTTCGGCGTCTATCTCTGCTATTTTGTTAAACTTAAAAGCTTCAATATCTATCAAAGCAGCCTGCCGTTTTTCTTCAAAAATTCTCTTTCCCTCTTTCTCTGCTTCAATCAACTTTTCCTGGGCATACAATCTGGCAGACTTTACCCTTTGTTCTGCTATCTCTTTTGCCCTTTCAAGAACCTTCTTTTCAAACTTACTGTAATCTGATTCCGAGTACACTTGCCAAAAACTCCTTTAAACTTTGTTTTGATGTAACTCCTTCAAATGAAGGCACAAAAACAACCGCCGGAAGAGCTTTTTTACCCAGCTTCTCTTTTAAGCTTTTGTTAAAAAAGTCAACAAATTTCTCTGAAACAACAATAACTGCCACAGAAGGTTCCTTTAAAAGTTTCAGCATCTCCTGCTGAAACTCTCTTTCTGTTTCAACTACTACCGTTTCAACACCTGCAAGTCCAAAACCGGTACATTCATCGTCCGTGCCGACAAACACCATTCTCATTACACTTTTCCGAGAATTAGAATTGCAATGATGAGACCGTAAATTGCTATACCTTCTGCCAGCCCAAGGAACACTATCGCTTTACCTGAAATCTCTGGCCTTTCACCAATGGCGCCCATAGCCGCAGAACCAACAAGTCCGACGGCTGCTCCGGCAGCTATAGTTGAAAAAGCAACAGATGCTGCTGCTGAGATATATGCCCACATTGCGTCACCTGCAAAAACTGTTAAAGGAAATAGGACAAGTAAAACGGTTCTTAATGCTGTTTTTCTCATTTCTCTTCCTCCAGTTTAAAAGGCTTGAAAGGTTTTCCGCCACCTTTGAAGAACTTTCCGAAAAATTCATAATATTCAAGTCTCATAGTTTGAATGGAAACAACAAGGGCTTCAAGAACAATAACTATGATATTTCCAACTATCATTACCAGCCAGTAACCTATCCCGTGCCCGCTTTCTCCAGAAATAGCTTTTCCTATTGCAAAAATTGCAAGCATAAGGGCTGCATGGGCAAGGGCAAAAGCGCCAAGCCTTACAAATGAAACGGTTCCTGTTATACTTTCAAGAAGAGCCATGAATGCGTCAAGAAAAGAGCCAAATATCTGCTTCTTTCTGTATATCTCATAACCTATTGCTATAGCAAGCAAAATTCCAACTATCGCAAGTTCTACTTTTACATCTCCTTTATATACTACAGCTTTTATGCCTATACCTATTAAAAACCAGTAGATCAGAAACCACAAAATTCCTCCTTCTCCGGCTATCATTTCGCCGTACTCTTTCTCTCTGAATTTAGTGAAAATATTTATAAGGAATCCAAGAGAGAGTACAAATACGCCAACACCGAGACTGAACATAATAAGCTTATCTATCTCTTCCATCGGGTTGAAAAGTAGAGGGTGGATAAGGTGTTCATTCCCGAAAATTGAACCGTAAAGAAATCCGAAGATTGTTGAACTGATACCGCAAAAGATAAGAACTTTTCCGTAGCTTTTAAGAATTTCTGTCTTCTTTGAAAGGATGTATCCTGCAATGGCAAGAACAATGCCGTGTCCTACGTCTCCAAACATAACGCCAAATAGTAGAACAAAGATAAGAGCAAAAAATGGAGTAGGATTCAGTTCTTTGTAGGACGGGTATGCAAATCCTGTTACAAGCTCTTCAAACGGCTTTAACAATTTAGGTGTTTTTAAAAGTACCGGAGCGTCCTCTGTTTCACTGAAAACAACTTTTGAATGCTTTAAATTATTGACAAGTTTCTCCTTTTCGCTTTCTGGAATCCATCCTTCAACAACGTATCCTTCCGCAGTTCTTTTCACAAGATTTTCGGTCTCAAGGATTTTCTTCATGATATTTAGCTTTATCAGTATTTCAAGGACTTTTTTACCGTACTGATCTATGGCTTCTTTTTTCTGTTTTTTAAATATCTCTTTCTCTTTTAAAACCTTTTCTTTCGTTTCAGAGAGAAAATCCTGAAGATTTAATGTTCTTCCTTCAGTTTTTTCTATAGATTTTTCTATTACATCTTCAATGTCGTCGGTGTAAAAAACAGCAACGGCGACAGAACCTTCACTTAGCTGATTGTGAACAGTAAATCCCTTATAGCTTTTTACTGTTAAAAGCAAAGATTCAACAGTCTCAGCAGGTATTAAAACAATTTTAAGTTTTATAAATTTCAGTTTTTTTATAACTTTCTCAAGGTCTATCTCCTCTTTTAGCGTGGATTTAACCTCGTCGGCTGTAAGAACATCTTTCACTTTTTGGGCTATTTTTTTTCCTTCACTTGAAAGTTTGTCCACAATTTTTGATATGTTATTTAAAATAGTTTCGGCTTTATCTATCTCTTTTGGAATTTCTGTAAGAGTTATTTCTCCGGCTTTAACTTTTTCTTCTCTTATTCCCAGAGCATCAAGTGTTGTTTTTGCGAGAGAAATCAGGGATTCCACCCGGTTAAGTTCAGATTCAAATATCTTTGTCTTTTTTGAATCATCAATATGAAGAACCCCTAATTTTCCCAGAGTTTCTATCTCTTCATCAAGATACTTTTCAGGTATCGTTACTGTAACCTTAAACATTTTCTCTGGAAAAAGCATTACACACCTACCAGCATACGTTTTATTTCCTGTTCAGGAAGCCCGAGTCTTATTCCTTCAATACAGGCTTTAAGGTTTTTTATTTCAATTTCTTTAAGTCTTAAAAGTGCAAAGGGAACCGAAAGTTTAAACGGATATCCCAACCATACCTTTTTCAAAACGCTTATATGGTAGTTATAAAGTTGGTTTCTCATATCGGTAAAATCAGTTATGGGTTTTCTGAATATCTCCGGAACTATCAAGGAAATTTCAGAAAGTTTATCCGTTTTTAAAATTTTTTCAGCTTTCTCTTGTGATAGAAAGTTTCCAAAAGGAATAATGAATGAGCGGATTTCGTCTGTTTTGAAGTTGTATATAAACTTTAATCTTACAACTGTTAAAATATTTATAAGGTCAAAGTAACTTCCTGCAATTGTTTTAAGGTCTCTTCTGTCTATCCTGTCAAGCTTCAGTATAGCCTGTTTTAGTTGCTTTATGTATTGTGTATCAAGTTTTTTGAAAAGCTCTTTTGCGTTCTTTCTGTTTTGAAGTTTCTTTTTCTTTTCTTTTAAAAGTTTCCTTTCTATGAAAAAGAGTGAAAAGACTGCCTGTTCATTTTTGGATAGTTTTTCTGTAACTTTCTCGTAAAGGTATGTAAAGTAAAGATCAAGCCCTTTCTCTATTGAGTCCTGAAGCACGGAACGGACAAATTTCCCGTAAGGAGTGTCTTTTATGACGATTATGATATCTCCAACTGTTGTCGCACTGATAAGCTTTTCAAAAACTGAAAAATCAAGGAGTGTTGATTTTATGGTGCGGCACATTGCATTTACGTAGCTAAATCTTACCGGTTTAGCTATCCACAAATCCGCCCCCTCAAATTGTTAAATACTTTCTCTATAAATTTTTCTCTATTTTCTTTTGAGAGTTTTTCAAATTCTGAAAGAATTTTTTGAAGTTCAGCTTTTCTCTTTTTTCTGTATTCTTCAATCTCCTTTTTTGCCTGTTCAAAGAGCATTTCTCTTTCTTTTTCCACTTTCTCTATGTAGGAAGAGATTATCTGGTTGTATTCAACATTTGCTTTTTCTGTTATTTCAGCAGCTGAATTTTCCGCAGATATAACGATAGAGTGTGCCCTTTCATCAAGAGAGATGATGCGACCTGTAAGATCCCCCATTTATCCCTCTAAAGCGATTTTAACTGCATCTACAATAAATTTTATTCTATTATGATTTTTTTGTAAAGATATAAATCTATTTTTTTCTATCTCTTTTTCTCTTAACTCTTCAAGCTTTACATTTCTTATCTCACCGGAAAGGCCAACTTCTCCAAATACAGCAATCTCTTTTCTAACCGGCTTTCCGGTGTAGCTTGAGGCTATTGCAATAGCTACCGGAAGGTCTATTCCCGGTTCGTCAATCTTTACTCCGCCAACAACATTCACAAACACATCAAAGTTTCTTAAAGGATAACCAAGTTCTTTTTCAATAATGGCTATTATGATGGAAAGCCTGTTTATGTCTATTCCTTTTGCCCTCCTCTGCGGTGTACCAAAAGCTGCTCGTGTTACAAGAGCTTGAACTTCAAGGAGTATTGGTCTTGAGCCTTCTATTCCGCAGTAGATTACAGAGCCGGATTTTCCTTCAGGTCTTTGAGATAGGAAAAATTTGGACGGATTTTCCACCTGAATAAGTCCTTTCTCTTCCATTTTGAAGACGGCAATTTCTCCTGTTGCCCCGAAGCGATTTTTAAGACTTTTAAGAATGCGGAAGTTGTATCCCCTGTCTCCTTCAAACTGATA
Encoded here:
- a CDS encoding V-type ATP synthase subunit I produces the protein MLFPEKMFKVTVTIPEKYLDEEIETLGKLGVLHIDDSKKTKIFESELNRVESLISLAKTTLDALGIREEKVKAGEITLTEIPKEIDKAETILNNISKIVDKLSSEGKKIAQKVKDVLTADEVKSTLKEEIDLEKVIKKLKFIKLKIVLIPAETVESLLLTVKSYKGFTVHNQLSEGSVAVAVFYTDDIEDVIEKSIEKTEGRTLNLQDFLSETKEKVLKEKEIFKKQKKEAIDQYGKKVLEILIKLNIMKKILETENLVKRTAEGYVVEGWIPESEKEKLVNNLKHSKVVFSETEDAPVLLKTPKLLKPFEELVTGFAYPSYKELNPTPFFALIFVLLFGVMFGDVGHGIVLAIAGYILSKKTEILKSYGKVLIFCGISSTIFGFLYGSIFGNEHLIHPLLFNPMEEIDKLIMFSLGVGVFVLSLGFLINIFTKFREKEYGEMIAGEGGILWFLIYWFLIGIGIKAVVYKGDVKVELAIVGILLAIAIGYEIYRKKQIFGSFLDAFMALLESITGTVSFVRLGAFALAHAALMLAIFAIGKAISGESGHGIGYWLVMIVGNIIVIVLEALVVSIQTMRLEYYEFFGKFFKGGGKPFKPFKLEEEK
- a CDS encoding V0D/AC39 family V-type ATPase subunit, with translation MWIAKPVRFSYVNAMCRTIKSTLLDFSVFEKLISATTVGDIIIVIKDTPYGKFVRSVLQDSIEKGLDLYFTYLYEKVTEKLSKNEQAVFSLFFIERKLLKEKKKKLQNRKNAKELFKKLDTQYIKQLKQAILKLDRIDRRDLKTIAGSYFDLINILTVVRLKFIYNFKTDEIRSFIIPFGNFLSQEKAEKILKTDKLSEISLIVPEIFRKPITDFTDMRNQLYNYHISVLKKVWLGYPFKLSVPFALLRLKEIEIKNLKACIEGIRLGLPEQEIKRMLVGV